From a region of the Sporosarcina ureilytica genome:
- a CDS encoding ABC transporter ATP-binding protein — MAGLTLKGIKKVYDKDVVVVKDFNLEIRDKEFLVLVGPSGCGKSTTLRMIAGLEEITEGDLYIGDKRVNDVAPKDRDIAMVFQNYALYPHMNVYDNMAFGLKLRKFKKDEIKQRVENAAQILGLEEMLDRKPKALSGGQRQRVALGRAIVRDAEVFLMDEPLSNLDAKLRVQMRAEIQKLHNRLQTTTIYVTHDQTEAMTMATRLVVMKDGIIQQVGEPKEVYDYPNNVFVGGFIGSPAMNFLTGKLEGEHFVLGNVKLHVPEGKMKMLRDQGYEGKEVILGIRPEDIHDEPLVIDASPNSTIEAQIEVAELMGAEIVLYSKVADQDFVARVDSRFNIEAGDSIKLAFNISKAHFFDVDTEERIK; from the coding sequence ATGGCAGGTTTAACATTAAAAGGAATTAAAAAAGTTTATGATAAAGATGTAGTCGTCGTAAAAGACTTCAACTTAGAAATTAGAGATAAAGAGTTTTTAGTTTTAGTTGGTCCTTCTGGGTGCGGTAAATCTACGACACTACGTATGATTGCTGGGTTAGAAGAAATTACAGAGGGAGACCTATATATTGGTGACAAACGAGTAAACGACGTAGCGCCAAAAGACCGTGACATTGCGATGGTATTCCAAAACTATGCGTTGTATCCGCATATGAACGTTTATGATAATATGGCGTTTGGTTTAAAGCTTCGTAAATTTAAAAAGGATGAAATTAAACAACGCGTTGAAAATGCTGCACAGATCTTAGGGTTAGAAGAGATGTTGGATCGTAAACCGAAAGCACTTTCAGGAGGTCAGCGCCAACGTGTTGCATTAGGTCGTGCAATTGTTCGAGATGCAGAAGTATTCCTAATGGATGAGCCTTTATCCAACTTGGATGCAAAGCTACGTGTTCAAATGCGTGCAGAAATTCAAAAGTTACACAATCGTCTACAAACGACAACGATTTATGTAACGCATGACCAAACGGAAGCAATGACAATGGCAACACGCCTAGTCGTCATGAAAGATGGCATCATCCAACAAGTAGGGGAACCAAAAGAAGTTTACGATTATCCAAATAACGTTTTCGTTGGCGGGTTTATTGGCTCTCCTGCAATGAACTTTTTAACGGGTAAGCTTGAGGGAGAACATTTTGTTTTAGGGAATGTGAAATTACACGTTCCGGAAGGTAAAATGAAAATGCTTCGTGACCAAGGTTATGAAGGAAAGGAAGTCATTTTAGGCATCCGTCCTGAGGATATTCATGATGAGCCGTTAGTAATCGACGCTTCACCAAACTCAACAATCGAGGCGCAAATTGAAGTAGCTGAGTTAATGGGTGCTGAAATTGTACTTTACTCTAAAGTTGCAGATCAAGATTTCGTTGCTCGTGTTGACTCCCGTTTCAATATTGAAGCTGGCGATTCCATTAAATTAGCTTTCAACATAAGTAAAGCGCACTTCTTTGATGTGGATACGGAAGAGCGTATTAAATAA
- a CDS encoding PucR family transcriptional regulator: MINQLRNMYASLLLYKNTNEPLHPEYKWFITENHEIIGIHEEELTSKEISLLEAFLTPYQIQFPLLTTEERNWTRLIHENEHKDSLVNNSFRFVYFAIDRNQISPIQFKSAICELFGREVPVLWESEFEGIIIEEKMVHEDMTSYEQIIDILMSDLYVNIKFLVGTYKNNLQDVHRYYNTLLYAAKNVFRYSNKNVLTYINAIPYVFIHQTSQEQSRSISESILQDYIDDEETTKMIQAFISCNLNISETAKKLHMHRNSLQYRLERFYENTNLDIRQFHHAMTAYLALLSKNIHGAQNSD, from the coding sequence ATGATAAATCAATTACGAAATATGTATGCTTCACTTTTACTATATAAAAATACAAATGAACCATTACACCCAGAATATAAATGGTTTATTACAGAAAATCATGAGATTATCGGCATACATGAAGAGGAGTTAACTTCCAAAGAAATCTCGCTTCTCGAAGCATTTTTAACTCCTTATCAAATTCAATTCCCTCTATTGACGACTGAAGAACGAAACTGGACACGACTTATCCATGAAAATGAACATAAGGATAGTCTAGTAAACAATTCTTTTCGATTTGTTTATTTCGCCATCGATCGCAATCAAATCAGTCCGATTCAATTTAAAAGTGCGATTTGTGAATTATTTGGAAGAGAGGTTCCAGTTCTATGGGAAAGTGAGTTTGAAGGGATTATAATTGAAGAGAAAATGGTCCATGAGGATATGACTTCGTATGAGCAGATTATTGATATATTAATGAGCGACTTATATGTAAATATTAAATTCCTAGTTGGTACATATAAAAATAATTTGCAAGATGTTCATCGCTATTACAACACTTTATTATACGCGGCCAAAAACGTTTTTCGGTATTCTAATAAAAATGTGTTGACCTATATTAATGCCATTCCATATGTTTTTATTCACCAAACATCACAAGAACAAAGTCGCTCTATCAGTGAATCGATTTTACAAGATTATATTGATGACGAAGAAACGACGAAGATGATTCAGGCGTTTATTTCTTGTAATTTAAACATTTCTGAAACGGCGAAAAAACTTCACATGCACCGAAATAGTTTGCAATATCGTTTAGAGCGTTTTTATGAAAATACGAATTTGGATATCCGGCAATTTCATCACGCGATGACAGCGTATTTAGCTTTATTATCTAAAAATATACATGGTGCACAAAATAGTGACTAA